Proteins from a single region of Stutzerimonas stutzeri:
- a CDS encoding arylesterase, with translation MRSWLKCGALALLCWTQGALAGTVLVVGDSISAAFGLETSQGWVHLLQERLVEEDESWRVVNASISGDTTAGGLARLEPLLAEHTPEVVILELGGNDGLRGQAPGQLKQNLAEMIDRSRNAGAQVLLLGMRMPPNLGQRYTRAFADAFDSLAAEKTVAYVPFLLEGVGGVAGMMQADGIHPTAEAQYLLLKTVWPELKPLL, from the coding sequence ATGCGAAGTTGGCTGAAATGCGGGGCTCTGGCGCTGCTGTGCTGGACTCAGGGAGCCCTGGCCGGAACCGTTCTGGTGGTCGGGGATAGTATCAGCGCCGCTTTCGGGCTGGAAACAAGCCAGGGCTGGGTGCATCTGCTACAGGAGCGCCTGGTCGAAGAGGATGAATCATGGCGGGTAGTGAATGCCTCGATCAGCGGCGACACCACGGCTGGCGGGCTCGCGCGGCTCGAGCCACTGCTTGCTGAGCACACGCCTGAGGTGGTCATTCTGGAGCTCGGTGGCAACGATGGCTTGCGCGGCCAGGCTCCGGGGCAATTGAAACAGAATCTTGCCGAGATGATTGATCGCAGCCGTAATGCAGGTGCGCAAGTGTTGTTACTGGGCATGCGCATGCCACCCAATCTCGGGCAGCGTTACACCCGCGCTTTCGCTGATGCGTTCGACTCGCTCGCTGCCGAGAAAACCGTCGCCTATGTGCCATTCCTGCTCGAGGGTGTTGGCGGTGTCGCGGGCATGATGCAGGCCGATGGTATTCACCCGACTGCCGAGGCGCAGTATCTACTGCTCAAGACAGTCTGGCCGGAGCTCAAACCCTTGCTTTGA
- a CDS encoding methyl-accepting chemotaxis protein — MAVWIRDLSLKYKFWALNMVTFVIALLLVLYAVQLEQGARSADAQSAAQARASLLAAWPGSAALPQSQDVAVFQTGQRIQVEGQSVADSGWTALAHDRIFGNNPVVGAQTITRTDGQKLAVLARAPSVIQVLSEHFFSYAMAVAVLMLGLLGASQLLIRFLLSHLNTLKDVMLHVERSGDLQARVPLDSRDEVGQMASAFNAMQAGYQRVVSTVAQAAARLDEGTSRLAQSMNDVHQGMRGQQGETDQAATAINEMSATVHQIAEHARETRDQSQNADRLAGDGHRVVGRVEKSISSLSLGVQQTGEMIGQLAADSQKINSVVNVIHSIAEQTNLLALNAAIEAARAGEQGRGFAVVADEVRNLAKRVQDSTDEITQMISGLQAMTRDAVEFMQESSLKADDCVREAHEAAQALEAIAGAVAQMRESNTQIAVAAEQQSQVAEELNRSVTGIRDVTERTVEQTVSSASTSAELATLSTDLSRAIGQLKL; from the coding sequence ATGGCCGTTTGGATTCGCGATCTGTCGCTCAAGTACAAATTCTGGGCGCTCAACATGGTGACTTTCGTCATCGCGTTGTTGTTGGTGCTATATGCCGTGCAGCTGGAGCAAGGCGCGCGCAGCGCCGATGCCCAGTCAGCTGCGCAGGCTCGCGCTTCACTGTTGGCAGCCTGGCCCGGCTCCGCTGCCCTGCCGCAGAGCCAGGACGTAGCTGTGTTTCAGACGGGCCAGCGAATTCAGGTCGAGGGCCAGTCGGTTGCAGATAGTGGCTGGACTGCCCTCGCCCATGACCGGATCTTCGGCAATAACCCAGTGGTCGGTGCGCAGACCATTACCCGAACCGATGGCCAGAAACTGGCGGTACTGGCTCGAGCCCCCAGCGTCATTCAGGTGCTGAGCGAGCATTTCTTCAGCTATGCGATGGCGGTCGCCGTGCTGATGCTCGGTCTGCTCGGCGCATCGCAACTGCTTATCCGCTTCTTGCTCAGCCACCTGAACACGCTCAAGGACGTCATGCTGCATGTAGAGCGCAGTGGCGACCTGCAGGCCCGCGTTCCACTGGATAGCCGTGACGAAGTTGGCCAGATGGCCAGTGCGTTCAACGCGATGCAGGCCGGCTATCAGCGTGTTGTCAGCACCGTCGCCCAAGCGGCCGCGCGTCTCGACGAAGGCACGAGCAGGCTTGCCCAGAGCATGAACGACGTGCACCAAGGCATGCGCGGCCAACAGGGCGAAACCGACCAGGCGGCCACGGCGATCAATGAGATGAGCGCCACGGTGCATCAGATTGCCGAGCATGCGCGCGAAACACGGGATCAGTCGCAGAACGCCGATCGCCTCGCTGGCGACGGCCATCGCGTGGTCGGGCGTGTCGAGAAATCCATCTCCAGCCTTTCTCTCGGCGTCCAGCAGACCGGCGAGATGATCGGTCAGCTCGCCGCCGACAGCCAGAAGATCAACAGCGTGGTCAATGTGATCCACAGCATTGCAGAGCAGACCAATCTGCTTGCACTCAACGCTGCTATCGAAGCTGCCCGTGCCGGTGAGCAAGGTCGCGGTTTTGCCGTGGTCGCCGATGAAGTGCGCAACCTTGCCAAACGCGTGCAGGACTCCACCGACGAAATCACCCAGATGATCTCCGGCCTGCAGGCCATGACTCGCGATGCCGTTGAGTTCATGCAAGAGAGTTCGCTCAAGGCCGACGATTGCGTGCGTGAGGCGCACGAGGCGGCCCAGGCACTGGAAGCCATCGCTGGCGCAGTCGCACAGATGCGCGAAAGCAACACGCAGATCGCCGTTGCCGCCGAGCAACAGAGCCAGGTCGCCGAAGAGCTCAACCGCTCGGTTACCGGCATCCGCGACGTCACGGAACGCACCGTGGAGCAGACCGTAAGCTCAGCCAGCACCAGTGCCGAGCTGGCCACGCTGTCCACCGATCTGAGCCGAGCCATCGGTCAACTCAAGCTCTAG
- a CDS encoding ABC transporter ATP-binding protein, translating into MSGNILDARNLNKVVPSAEGELSILADLSLQLAKGDSLAIVGTSGSGKSTLLGLLAGLDLPSSGEVHLAGHALAALDEDQRARVRAEHVGFVFQSFQLLDSLNALENVMLPLELDGRRDARERATELLGRVGLGERLHHYPRQLSGGEQQRVALARAFAAEPDVLFADEPTGNLDTHTGAHVTELLFELNRERGTTLVLVTHDERLAKRCHRMIRLEAGRQIAAESAE; encoded by the coding sequence ATGAGCGGCAACATTCTCGACGCCCGGAACCTTAACAAAGTGGTACCCAGCGCGGAAGGCGAGCTGAGCATCCTGGCCGACCTCTCCCTGCAACTGGCTAAGGGCGACAGCCTTGCCATCGTTGGCACTTCGGGCTCTGGAAAGTCAACGCTGCTCGGCCTGCTGGCCGGGCTCGATCTGCCGAGCTCGGGCGAAGTGCACCTCGCCGGCCATGCGCTGGCCGCGCTCGACGAAGATCAGCGAGCGCGCGTGCGTGCTGAACACGTCGGTTTCGTCTTTCAGTCGTTCCAGCTACTGGACAGCCTGAACGCGCTGGAGAACGTCATGTTGCCGCTTGAGCTGGATGGCCGTCGTGATGCCCGTGAACGTGCCACCGAACTGCTCGGCCGCGTCGGCCTGGGCGAGCGCCTGCATCACTATCCGCGTCAGCTCTCGGGGGGTGAGCAGCAACGTGTCGCCCTCGCCCGCGCGTTCGCCGCGGAACCTGACGTGCTGTTTGCCGATGAACCCACCGGCAATCTCGACACCCACACCGGCGCCCATGTCACGGAACTACTTTTCGAGCTCAATCGTGAACGCGGAACCACCCTGGTGCTGGTAACCCACGATGAGCGCCTGGCCAAACGGTGCCATCGCATGATTCGCCTCGAAGCTGGCCGACAGATCGCTGCCGAGTCAGCCGAATGA
- the greB gene encoding transcription elongation factor GreB, producing MSRYRPPRPAGTPLITPEGEARLRAELHELWHVIRPQVTQSVSEAAAQGDRSENAEYTYGKKMLREIDSRVRFLTKRLEKLKVVGERPSDPNKVYFGAWVTLEDEDGEESRYRIVGPDELDLRQGLISIDSPLARALVGKALDAEVQVQTPTGMKLWYVVAIEYP from the coding sequence ATGAGCCGTTACCGCCCACCACGCCCGGCCGGCACGCCCTTGATCACCCCCGAGGGCGAAGCCCGGCTACGCGCCGAGCTTCACGAACTCTGGCATGTCATACGTCCGCAGGTGACTCAATCGGTAAGTGAGGCAGCGGCACAAGGCGATCGCTCGGAGAATGCCGAGTACACCTATGGCAAGAAGATGCTGCGAGAAATCGACAGCCGCGTGCGTTTCCTCACCAAGCGTTTGGAAAAGCTCAAGGTGGTTGGCGAACGCCCTAGCGATCCGAACAAGGTGTATTTCGGCGCCTGGGTGACGCTGGAAGATGAAGACGGAGAAGAGTCCCGCTATCGGATCGTCGGTCCTGACGAGCTGGATCTTCGGCAGGGGCTGATCAGCATCGACTCGCCGCTGGCCCGTGCACTGGTAGGTAAGGCGCTGGACGCCGAAGTGCAAGTGCAGACCCCCACCGGCATGAAGCTCTGGTACGTGGTGGCTATTGAATATCCATGA
- a CDS encoding lipase secretion chaperone yields the protein MNRYIVLLALVAALSLTIMLGRSASSPPPTTTQSTSASTTTASLPPALYQRKTTAAQPQTKLPSSFKGTQIDGQFRLDNAGNLIVGAETRQIFDYFLAAIGEEPLKSSIERLRRHIGAELSEPARSQAITVLNQYLNYKRQLLDLEASYARAPNLPAIRQRLAAVQALRARVLDPAVHQAFFALDEAYDRFNLERLVIRSNPALDSDAKGRAIDQLRAGLPSELQDLLVPQLQTELREQSAALLASGASAQQVRQLRQQLVGSAAAERLEALDQQRQQWQQRVARYKEERQRIEVTRGLDDVERRSAIERLEAEHFNDSERLRLVAANQQQELRAAAR from the coding sequence ATGAATCGATACATCGTTCTGCTGGCGCTGGTCGCCGCGCTAAGCCTGACCATCATGCTAGGCAGATCAGCGTCCAGCCCACCCCCCACTACCACTCAATCGACCTCCGCCTCGACGACCACGGCCTCATTACCGCCTGCCTTATACCAGCGGAAAACCACAGCGGCGCAGCCCCAAACAAAGCTCCCTTCCTCGTTCAAAGGCACGCAGATCGACGGCCAATTCCGCCTGGACAATGCCGGCAACCTCATCGTCGGTGCAGAAACCCGCCAGATATTCGATTACTTTCTCGCAGCCATCGGTGAAGAGCCGCTCAAAAGCAGCATCGAACGATTGCGCCGCCACATTGGCGCCGAGCTATCGGAGCCAGCCCGAAGCCAAGCCATTACCGTTCTAAACCAGTATCTCAACTACAAGCGACAACTCCTTGATTTGGAGGCATCTTACGCGCGAGCTCCAAACCTTCCGGCGATACGTCAGCGCTTGGCTGCAGTACAGGCATTGCGCGCGCGCGTACTTGATCCTGCCGTACACCAAGCCTTCTTCGCGCTAGACGAAGCTTATGATCGCTTCAACCTGGAGCGCCTGGTCATTCGGTCCAACCCTGCACTGGACAGTGATGCCAAGGGCCGAGCCATCGACCAGCTGCGCGCCGGTTTGCCCAGCGAATTGCAGGACCTGCTCGTGCCGCAACTACAGACCGAACTGCGCGAGCAAAGCGCCGCATTGCTGGCAAGCGGTGCAAGCGCCCAGCAAGTCCGGCAGCTACGCCAGCAGCTGGTGGGCTCTGCGGCAGCTGAACGCCTGGAGGCGCTGGATCAACAGCGCCAGCAATGGCAACAGCGAGTCGCCAGATACAAGGAGGAACGGCAGCGCATTGAGGTCACTCGCGGCCTGGATGATGTCGAGCGCCGTAGCGCTATCGAGCGCTTGGAGGCTGAGCATTTCAACGACAGCGAACGCTTGCGGCTCGTCGCTGCGAATCAGCAGCAGGAGTTGCGTGCTGCGGCACGCTGA
- a CDS encoding transglycosylase SLT domain-containing protein: protein MSRLLSLLFCLLLVLSPVMASARVAGPEAWQSTDTVRDLAEIRRSGVLRVLVNQSRNSSGEVKGEAIGVEYARLRAFEQHLNRDAASGRSITLKIIPKAKDQLLAALQRGEGDLVAPGELLPLAGMKDVSRSRPVVSDVSLVLVGRQGGPRYQRLEQLSGRSLALPPGSAAGPALARLNKQLMERKLAPIVVEWVDPTLAVEDVLEMVQAGVYPATVVEQPIAKRWAKVMPKLRIDQHLSLGDKASMHWFVRKDASMLRASADRFLKGFDLPDNQDAAFERVYRRLYKVQYPLDRVGRQRLEKVRPTLQRYAEQIELDWLNLAALAFKESTLNPAARGAGGATGLMQVTPATARAMGVSNIQQLDNNVQASAKYLANIRRNHFASPRLNERERMAFILAAYNLGPQRVQSMRAEARRRGLNPDQWFFQVERIAMETVGMGVVAYVNSVNKYYLAYQRERYLLEADRKTAAN from the coding sequence ATGTCACGATTGCTGTCACTTCTGTTCTGCCTGCTGCTGGTGTTATCACCGGTCATGGCGAGCGCTCGCGTAGCGGGCCCCGAGGCCTGGCAGTCGACTGACACGGTACGTGATCTGGCCGAGATTCGCCGCAGTGGCGTATTGCGGGTGCTGGTCAACCAGAGCCGCAATAGCTCCGGCGAAGTGAAGGGCGAGGCAATCGGCGTGGAGTACGCGCGTCTGCGCGCCTTCGAGCAGCACCTGAACCGCGACGCCGCATCCGGACGGTCCATTACCCTCAAAATCATTCCCAAAGCCAAGGATCAGTTGCTCGCGGCGCTGCAGCGCGGCGAGGGTGATCTGGTTGCGCCAGGGGAATTGCTACCGCTGGCGGGAATGAAGGATGTCAGCCGTAGTCGGCCGGTGGTTAGCGACGTATCACTGGTGTTGGTCGGGCGGCAGGGCGGCCCGCGCTACCAGCGGCTGGAGCAGCTTTCCGGGCGCAGTCTTGCGTTGCCGCCTGGTAGCGCCGCAGGGCCGGCGCTGGCGCGCCTGAACAAACAGTTGATGGAGCGCAAGCTGGCGCCCATCGTCGTCGAGTGGGTCGACCCCACGCTGGCTGTCGAGGATGTGCTGGAAATGGTGCAGGCGGGGGTCTATCCGGCCACTGTTGTCGAACAGCCCATTGCCAAACGTTGGGCCAAGGTCATGCCGAAGCTGCGTATCGATCAGCACCTTAGTTTGGGCGACAAGGCCAGCATGCACTGGTTCGTGCGCAAGGATGCCAGCATGCTGCGCGCCAGCGCCGACCGCTTTCTCAAGGGCTTCGATCTGCCGGATAACCAGGACGCCGCTTTCGAGCGTGTCTATCGGCGTCTGTACAAGGTGCAATACCCCCTCGACCGCGTCGGGCGTCAGCGTTTGGAGAAGGTTCGTCCAACGCTGCAGCGGTATGCCGAACAGATCGAACTGGACTGGCTGAACCTTGCCGCACTGGCATTCAAGGAATCCACGCTGAATCCGGCAGCCCGGGGTGCTGGAGGTGCGACCGGGTTGATGCAGGTTACGCCGGCGACTGCCCGTGCGATGGGCGTGAGCAATATCCAGCAGCTCGACAATAACGTGCAGGCCAGTGCCAAGTACTTGGCGAACATCCGCCGTAACCACTTCGCCAGTCCGCGCCTGAACGAGCGCGAGCGTATGGCGTTCATCCTCGCCGCCTACAACCTCGGCCCCCAGCGGGTGCAGAGCATGCGCGCCGAGGCCCGTAGGCGCGGCCTCAATCCGGATCAGTGGTTTTTCCAGGTCGAGCGTATCGCCATGGAAACCGTTGGTATGGGCGTCGTGGCCTACGTCAATAGCGTCAATAAGTACTACCTGGCCTACCAGCGCGAGCGCTATTTGCTGGAAGCTGACCGCAAGACGGCGGCCAACTGA
- a CDS encoding triacylglycerol lipase — MNKNKTLLALCIGGALALTGQAYAATGSGYTATKYPIVLAHGMLGFDSLLGIDYWYGIPSALRRDGAQVYVTEVSQLNTSELRGEELLAQVEEIVAISGKPKVNLVGHSHGGPTVRYVAGIRPDLIASVTSVGAPHKGSDVADLIRNIPEGSSGEAIVAGLVNAMGTFINFLSGSSSTAPQDSLGTLESLNSEGAARFNAKFPQGIPTSECGEGAYKVNGVHYYSWSGTSPLTNPLDISDAMMGAGSLAFSGPNDGLVGRCSSHLGMVIRDNYRMNHLDEVNQFMGLTSLFKTDPVSIYRQHANRLKNAGL, encoded by the coding sequence ATGAACAAGAACAAAACCTTGCTCGCCCTCTGCATCGGAGGCGCATTGGCGCTTACCGGTCAGGCATACGCTGCAACCGGCAGCGGCTACACCGCAACGAAATACCCGATCGTGCTCGCCCACGGCATGCTTGGCTTCGACAGCCTGCTGGGTATCGACTACTGGTACGGCATTCCCAGCGCGCTGCGCCGCGACGGTGCGCAGGTCTACGTTACGGAGGTCAGTCAACTCAATACCTCCGAACTGCGCGGTGAGGAGCTGTTGGCGCAGGTCGAGGAGATTGTCGCGATCAGCGGCAAGCCCAAAGTCAATCTGGTTGGGCACAGCCATGGTGGACCCACCGTGCGCTATGTGGCCGGCATTCGACCGGACCTGATCGCCTCGGTGACCAGCGTCGGCGCACCGCACAAGGGTTCGGACGTAGCCGACCTGATACGCAATATCCCCGAGGGCTCATCCGGCGAAGCCATCGTCGCGGGCCTGGTGAATGCCATGGGTACTTTCATCAACTTCCTGTCCGGCAGTTCCAGCACCGCTCCGCAGGACTCTCTGGGTACGCTGGAGTCGCTCAATAGCGAAGGCGCTGCGCGTTTCAACGCCAAGTTCCCGCAGGGCATCCCTACCAGTGAATGCGGCGAAGGCGCCTACAAGGTCAATGGCGTGCACTACTACTCCTGGAGTGGCACCAGCCCACTGACCAACCCGCTGGATATCAGCGACGCCATGATGGGGGCGGGCTCACTGGCGTTCAGTGGACCGAACGATGGCTTGGTCGGGCGGTGCAGCTCGCACCTTGGCATGGTGATCCGCGATAACTACCGGATGAATCACCTGGACGAAGTCAATCAATTCATGGGGCTTACCAGCCTGTTCAAAACCGACCCGGTCAGCATCTATCGCCAGCATGCCAACCGCCTGAAGAACGCCGGACTCTAG
- a CDS encoding TatD family hydrolase encodes MQLIDIGVNLTHPTFASDPSAVVERAKAAGVMQMVLTGTSLAESEAALMLCRQLDESRLHLFSTAGVHPHDASQWTTDSLSQLRGLLGEPETRAVGECGLDFNRDFSPRPQQERALEEQLQLAVELQLPVFLHERDASERLVAILRPFRDQLSAAVVHCFTGEKPALYAYLDLDLHIGITGWICDERRGTHLHPLMKDIPEGRLMLESDAPYLLPRSLRPKPKSGQNQPAYLPEVLREVALHRGESEVQLAEHTTRCARAFFGLPDLD; translated from the coding sequence ATGCAACTTATCGACATCGGGGTCAATCTGACTCATCCGACATTCGCTTCCGACCCATCCGCGGTTGTCGAGCGCGCCAAAGCGGCTGGCGTCATGCAGATGGTGCTAACTGGAACTAGCTTGGCGGAAAGTGAAGCTGCACTCATGCTCTGTCGCCAACTGGACGAGTCCCGCCTGCATCTATTCAGTACCGCAGGTGTGCATCCGCATGATGCGAGCCAGTGGACGACCGATAGCCTCAGTCAGCTGCGCGGCCTGCTGGGCGAGCCCGAGACGCGTGCAGTCGGCGAGTGCGGATTGGATTTCAACCGCGATTTCTCGCCGCGGCCGCAGCAAGAGCGCGCACTGGAGGAACAGTTACAGCTCGCCGTCGAATTGCAGCTGCCAGTCTTCCTTCACGAGCGCGACGCCAGCGAACGGCTAGTCGCGATTCTGCGTCCGTTCCGTGACCAGTTGAGCGCCGCAGTGGTGCACTGCTTCACCGGCGAGAAACCAGCGCTATACGCCTATCTCGACCTAGATCTACACATTGGCATTACCGGCTGGATCTGCGACGAGCGTCGCGGCACGCACCTGCATCCGCTTATGAAGGACATTCCCGAGGGTCGGCTGATGCTGGAAAGCGACGCCCCCTACCTGTTACCACGCAGCCTGCGACCAAAGCCCAAAAGCGGACAGAACCAACCGGCTTATCTGCCAGAGGTGCTGCGCGAGGTGGCGCTGCATCGTGGCGAAAGCGAAGTACAACTCGCTGAGCACACGACTCGCTGCGCCCGCGCATTCTTCGGCTTGCCCGACCTCGACTGA
- a CDS encoding ABC transporter permease, with protein MMRMPKARLLALAFRQLMRDARAGELRVLFFALVVAVAASTAIGYFGARLNDAMLLRASEFLGADLVLNGSAPAAPEQIQAGTALGLDHAQVVEFSSVIATEQDLQLASVKAASSSYPLRGTLRSAAQPYEAEQPGTGPAPGEAWAEARLFAALDLAIGDDIEVGNKLLRLTRVLTYEPDRVGDFYSLTPRVLMHLDDLEATGVVQPGSRVRYRELWRGDSTALATYQQSVEAALQAHQRIETANDSNRQIGGALGRAERYLNLASLAAILLAGVAVALSAARFATRRFDSSALLRCLGLSRHDALLLYALQLGMLGLLASFTGALLGWAAQHGLFFLLRDLLAQEIPPGGIWPAAAGIATGLVALAGFALPPLAGLGRVPPLRVLRRDMLPVPPSAWLVYGTAIFALGLIMWRLSLDLKITLALLGGGLLATLLLGGLLLLGLKAMRRLLAGASLSWRLGLGQLLRHPLAAAGQALAFGLILLAMALIALLRGELLDTWQEQLPDNAPNHFVLNVLPAEKDAFAERIAALSSHAAPLYPVVPGRLISINDEPVRQLVSKESQGERAIRRDLSLTWAADLPKDNHLVSGQWWTTGEANDVPGVSVEVELAESLQLKLGDRLSFTIGGLTREANVTSLREVNWDSFQPNFYMIFEPDTLQGMPATYMTSFHLPPGKERELVELARAFPSVTLLQVEALLAQLRSILAQVSLAVEYVLLFVLAAGLAVLFAGLQATLDERIRQGALLRALGAERRLLLRARRAEFGLLGAASGLLAALGCELVSALLYHYAFDLRWQPHPWLLVLPLIGALLVGGAGLIGTRRALNVSPLTVLREN; from the coding sequence ATGATGCGCATGCCCAAGGCTCGGCTGCTTGCCCTGGCTTTCCGACAATTAATGCGTGACGCCCGCGCTGGCGAGCTTCGTGTGCTGTTTTTCGCGCTGGTGGTGGCTGTGGCTGCCAGCACTGCGATCGGCTACTTCGGCGCCCGTTTGAACGACGCGATGCTGCTGAGGGCCAGCGAGTTTCTGGGTGCCGACCTGGTACTCAACGGCAGCGCACCAGCTGCGCCTGAGCAGATCCAGGCGGGCACGGCGCTGGGCCTGGATCATGCTCAGGTCGTTGAGTTTTCCAGCGTCATCGCGACCGAACAGGACTTGCAACTCGCCAGCGTCAAGGCTGCGAGCAGCAGCTATCCACTGCGAGGCACCCTGCGCAGCGCAGCTCAGCCCTATGAGGCCGAGCAGCCAGGGACGGGGCCGGCACCCGGAGAAGCCTGGGCCGAAGCGCGACTGTTCGCGGCCCTGGACCTGGCAATCGGTGACGACATCGAAGTCGGCAACAAGCTGCTGCGTCTTACCCGCGTGCTCACTTACGAGCCGGACCGGGTCGGTGACTTCTACAGCCTGACTCCACGCGTCCTGATGCACCTCGATGACCTGGAAGCGACCGGCGTCGTGCAGCCGGGAAGCCGTGTTCGCTATCGCGAGCTATGGCGCGGCGATAGCACCGCACTGGCGACCTATCAACAGTCTGTTGAGGCAGCGCTACAAGCACATCAGCGCATCGAAACGGCCAACGACAGTAATCGCCAAATCGGCGGCGCGCTTGGCCGCGCCGAGCGCTACCTGAACCTCGCCAGTCTTGCCGCGATTCTGCTGGCCGGGGTGGCAGTTGCCCTCTCCGCCGCCCGGTTCGCCACGCGCCGCTTCGACTCCAGTGCATTGCTGCGCTGCCTGGGCCTTTCCCGACATGACGCCCTGCTGCTCTACGCGCTGCAACTGGGCATGCTCGGTTTACTTGCCAGTTTTACTGGAGCGCTGCTCGGCTGGGCTGCGCAACACGGGCTGTTCTTCCTTTTGCGCGATTTACTCGCGCAGGAAATACCACCCGGGGGCATCTGGCCTGCAGCTGCCGGTATCGCGACCGGGCTGGTGGCATTGGCTGGCTTTGCCCTGCCGCCGCTGGCGGGCCTGGGGCGCGTGCCGCCGCTGCGCGTGCTGCGCCGCGACATGCTGCCTGTCCCCCCAAGCGCCTGGCTGGTCTATGGCACCGCGATCTTTGCTCTCGGGCTGATCATGTGGCGGCTGAGCCTTGATCTGAAGATCACGCTGGCACTGCTCGGCGGCGGCCTGCTCGCCACATTGCTGCTTGGTGGTCTGCTTCTGTTGGGCCTGAAGGCCATGCGGCGCCTGCTGGCAGGCGCGTCGTTGAGCTGGCGCCTCGGCCTCGGCCAGTTACTGCGGCATCCATTGGCCGCCGCCGGACAGGCACTTGCCTTCGGCCTGATCCTGCTGGCCATGGCGCTGATTGCGCTGCTGCGTGGCGAGTTGCTCGATACCTGGCAGGAGCAGCTGCCGGATAACGCACCCAACCACTTCGTTCTGAATGTCCTGCCAGCGGAAAAGGACGCTTTTGCCGAACGTATCGCGGCCCTTTCCAGTCACGCCGCACCGCTGTATCCGGTCGTTCCGGGTCGATTGATTTCCATCAACGACGAACCCGTACGCCAACTGGTGAGCAAGGAGTCCCAGGGTGAGCGCGCCATTCGCCGCGATCTCAGCTTGACCTGGGCGGCCGATCTTCCGAAGGACAATCATCTGGTCTCCGGACAGTGGTGGACCACTGGTGAGGCGAACGACGTCCCTGGCGTGTCGGTAGAAGTCGAGCTTGCCGAAAGCTTGCAATTGAAGCTCGGTGATCGCCTGTCGTTCACCATCGGCGGCCTGACCCGTGAAGCCAACGTCACCAGCCTGCGCGAAGTCAATTGGGACAGCTTCCAGCCCAATTTCTACATGATTTTCGAGCCGGACACGCTACAGGGAATGCCCGCCACCTACATGACCAGCTTCCATCTGCCACCCGGCAAGGAGCGAGAGCTGGTAGAGCTGGCCCGCGCATTCCCCTCGGTCACACTCCTGCAAGTAGAAGCGCTATTGGCGCAGCTGCGCAGCATCCTTGCGCAGGTATCGCTGGCGGTGGAGTACGTGTTGCTCTTCGTGCTGGCCGCCGGCTTGGCGGTCCTGTTCGCCGGGCTGCAGGCCACGCTGGACGAACGCATCCGCCAGGGTGCGTTGTTGCGGGCCCTAGGTGCAGAGCGACGGTTACTCCTTCGTGCGCGCCGGGCAGAGTTCGGCTTGCTCGGCGCGGCTAGCGGTCTGCTGGCTGCGCTCGGCTGCGAACTGGTCAGCGCCCTGCTCTATCACTACGCATTCGATCTGCGCTGGCAGCCGCACCCGTGGCTGCTGGTGCTGCCATTGATCGGGGCGCTGCTGGTCGGTGGCGCAGGCCTAATCGGCACACGCAGAGCGCTCAACGTAAGCCCGCTGACCGTACTGCGCGAGAACTGA